In the Natronogracilivirga saccharolytica genome, one interval contains:
- the sprA gene encoding cell surface protein SprA, with product MAGLLTGIAFLLFLPLLVLAQETDTLRENGIDDRINNRAASQMGTDVESNLPRTSQKKFPSPRGSRVTDPFPRKRSPLIEIDLPRDRVLTTLDSLDHYTVQREVYGVPIGFSRKLDFQTMSELSFEHTARANWRRLVNEMRRQRDARRGLLDFTLDLPVGERSAFTTIFGRPEVNLRVTGTANMNVGATIRETEDPSLPPDQQTRIDPVFEQNLRLNIQGSIGDKLTIRTDWDTERSFDFENRLSIRYEGYEDEILQSIEMGNVSMQTGNSLIRGGSSLFGIKSEAKFGPLRLTSVVSQQEGQSETQTITGGTEESTIEIRPASYDNDRHFFLSFYARQEFEDAMSDPQTDRRMFNIERMDVYVLNTSSTEQSGQRRAVALTDLGVVMQGDRYMLPDTDADPFDEDLIEFYRDPSETPSASDFGVAGDEFVEGNFVPLEEGEDYTFNESNGYLSLESRLSSNQALAISFAYSSGGEYIDVGDENIGDERRLFLKLLRPSNMTSSSSAWGLTMRNVYSLNATDLTPDDLEVDILFDGGNTSQTNLPGLSNVLLQDLGLDRVGSDQSLGSNNQIDFGTGTLDARRGRIIFPYLEPFGGRIREIYENSDLPQAEIEENINRYAFTELYESSQDNARRESGNNLYYIGGVSTGAVQDSYNLGFALVEGSVSVRANGVELSEGVDYEVDYSIGNIVITNDRYLQSGQEIVIDYESNQMLQIQQTTFAGVRAEYTVNDNIRFGSTYFTLRERPLQDKIPIGDEPIQNSIIGFDGSAEFDAPWLTRAINWIPLLQTRADSDIRISGEFAQLRPNVAQTRAVSRAADRGELYPDEETGLSFIDDFEGSKTTINFLSPGRWNIAAAPHAIPGYDSDMNTDDNSMGSRIARSDMRGKFSWYMIPLNVGRVTDAARTPESLPVSVSDVFPNREVLRQEDRLQTLDIHYNPRKRGPYNYNENLRDLLEGRPEDTWGGMTATLPSGQSDLRQNNVEFLEFWVQPLLPDGRTPSAGDLEDYDGKIYIDLGLVSEDVIPNNQLNTEDGLARAQDGNNINVGNAGRSYVIPSDRINLTGQFSVETQEREDVGLDGAHSTDGEFNEQTLFADWLELMEVQYSDQPEMLQQIQEDPSNDRYYYFNHPAVSDLPLHERFHRMYGFLEGNSLSDGDSRSITNRPDTEGLENPARVNRDNSYFQYEIPMNPADTSSMQVGKNYIVDRVEGSDPTDRWYLVRVPLREIAREVGTIEDLERVQHIRFWMSGYREPMTMRFATFELVGNQWREFEEISRDGYQNTIFDVATVNIEENSNREPIPYRVPNGAIRATQRSGQQEQVLANEQSLSMRVEDLRSGEYRMIQRLYPSGLNLLNFSNLRMFVHGEGYERRSDLEVVIRMGNDLTDNYYEYRQPVSPTDPDFNFTPLAQDPDRSILEEETDRIWIPDSNSVNIVLSSLNALKQARDLEEFDAGELYERTDLPEDAPPGTVIGIKGNPSLQRVREVAIGIRNPHDSESGGSGGGGKPSLDAEVWVNELRVSGADDEKGWAANMSTDIRFADLATVRARFSRSTDGFGALDASLADRQMYDDYSYDLSTTINMHRFIPERYGWNIPVQLSARRSQRTPRFLPQEGDIRFSDFEDAVRASDEPQDEQDRLIDEMLRQIRTEDRRYSVNISNVSKSDSESWFLRNTVDNLTLGYVYNIREESSDRLEFRDSWDYRTSLNYRLNIRDIRVVRPLIFLENVPVLNWISETGFTFVPSQVSFGGNLNRDYSEERRRSFTDSQFDLQQRHNFDFRSNVSVNYNLTQTISTSFSNQTRLNLESIGQRPVSETIDTDFPLQPPDEDEVEYRLKPTFEVMEDWLLDPAVSPRRDNYQESWTASWRPRLNQIDGLDWFNYSASYRGQFRWQNSPEGSGLGANLTNQYSLDQNPEIRTQNLLERISLYERAKQADEQAQQERRRERQQSRDNGESVDRELSEQVVYYGRRFLLGILSIQNLNISYNISGSSAQSGYDGGSQIYHMFGSADDSNFSPPFAYRLGLQSEIPRNKLITNPEPGTELSLRATKDSRQQLNVRSGLRPFSDFTVNVDWRTSWQDTRTQNQTLIFPDELSVQREHSGRVETSVWAFGAGYDALFDRQLSRALDEFGEDPEITDLDADDVPLTSGSLEKDFRRSYLGFASGTIGERGYMPIPLPNWSINWSGWERRLQFLDDFIQRATINHSYSSRYETGWQLNANRGADRSRSLGGYTFLYEQPDYSSRSISLQRSFSPLIGVNITWANNLRTQIQYNRSKRVSISFSNNTITESNSQGITSTFSYSKRGFRIPFFRQLNNQIELNLSVSYSDDLTYTFRLNQDIADALQLPPDEIDQFTRSTPDERGTAQFQLRPSVKYQFSRTINAGLEYSYTRLMPRSTGTYPRTDQDIRFNIQVSIRSN from the coding sequence TTGGCAGGCCTGCTGACAGGTATTGCCTTTTTGTTGTTCCTTCCGCTTTTGGTACTCGCGCAGGAAACGGATACGTTGCGGGAAAACGGTATTGATGATCGCATCAACAACAGGGCTGCGTCTCAGATGGGGACGGATGTGGAGTCAAACCTGCCGCGGACCAGTCAGAAAAAGTTCCCCTCACCGCGCGGCTCCCGCGTTACCGATCCTTTTCCGCGCAAACGCTCCCCGCTGATTGAGATAGACCTGCCAAGAGATCGCGTGCTTACAACCCTTGATTCGCTTGATCATTATACTGTTCAAAGAGAAGTGTATGGTGTGCCCATTGGTTTTTCCAGGAAACTGGATTTTCAAACCATGTCGGAACTGAGTTTTGAACATACAGCCAGAGCCAACTGGAGACGTCTGGTAAATGAAATGCGACGCCAGAGAGATGCCCGGCGCGGCCTGCTGGATTTTACACTGGATCTGCCTGTTGGGGAGCGATCGGCATTCACCACCATTTTCGGGCGGCCCGAAGTGAATCTCCGTGTTACGGGAACGGCAAACATGAATGTGGGTGCAACTATCAGAGAAACCGAGGATCCGTCGCTGCCTCCTGATCAGCAAACGCGCATCGACCCCGTATTTGAACAAAACCTGAGACTGAATATCCAGGGGTCGATAGGGGACAAGCTTACCATCCGGACTGACTGGGACACAGAGCGATCGTTTGATTTTGAAAACCGGTTGAGCATACGTTATGAGGGTTATGAAGATGAAATACTGCAGAGTATCGAAATGGGAAATGTTTCGATGCAGACCGGAAATTCCCTGATCCGGGGCGGAAGTTCGCTTTTCGGGATTAAATCGGAAGCCAAATTCGGTCCGCTTCGGCTGACTTCCGTTGTTTCTCAGCAAGAGGGGCAGAGCGAAACCCAGACCATTACAGGCGGTACTGAGGAAAGTACGATTGAGATACGACCTGCATCATATGATAATGACCGGCACTTTTTCCTGAGTTTCTATGCCAGGCAAGAGTTCGAAGATGCCATGTCTGATCCGCAAACCGACCGCCGGATGTTCAATATTGAACGTATGGATGTATATGTCCTGAATACTTCATCTACCGAACAGTCCGGACAGCGCCGCGCTGTGGCACTGACGGATCTAGGGGTGGTCATGCAGGGTGACCGTTACATGCTGCCCGATACCGATGCCGATCCATTTGATGAAGATCTGATCGAATTTTACAGAGATCCGTCTGAAACTCCGTCAGCCTCGGATTTCGGTGTGGCCGGTGATGAGTTCGTAGAAGGGAACTTTGTTCCGCTCGAAGAGGGGGAAGACTACACGTTCAATGAGAGCAACGGGTACTTGTCGCTGGAGTCCAGGCTGAGTTCCAACCAGGCTCTGGCCATATCTTTTGCATACTCATCGGGAGGCGAATATATTGATGTCGGTGACGAAAATATCGGCGATGAGCGCCGTCTGTTTCTCAAGCTCCTCCGCCCGTCCAATATGACATCGAGCAGCTCGGCATGGGGCCTGACCATGCGTAACGTGTACAGTCTGAATGCCACCGACCTCACTCCGGATGACCTGGAAGTGGACATTCTTTTTGACGGGGGAAATACCAGCCAGACCAATTTGCCGGGACTCAGCAACGTTCTGCTTCAGGATCTCGGACTTGACCGTGTAGGGTCGGACCAGTCTCTGGGGTCAAATAATCAGATCGATTTTGGAACCGGTACGCTTGATGCCAGACGGGGCCGCATTATTTTTCCCTACCTGGAACCATTTGGCGGCCGGATTCGCGAAATTTACGAAAACAGCGATCTGCCTCAGGCCGAAATAGAGGAAAACATCAATCGATATGCGTTTACCGAGCTTTATGAGAGTTCGCAGGATAACGCCAGGCGCGAATCCGGAAATAATCTCTACTACATCGGCGGAGTGAGCACAGGCGCCGTTCAGGACAGCTATAACCTGGGTTTTGCTTTAGTCGAAGGCTCGGTCAGTGTAAGAGCCAATGGTGTGGAACTCTCCGAGGGGGTCGATTACGAAGTGGATTATTCCATTGGTAACATTGTCATTACAAACGACCGCTATCTGCAGAGCGGGCAGGAAATAGTTATTGATTATGAGAGCAATCAGATGCTCCAGATTCAGCAAACCACATTTGCCGGTGTGAGGGCTGAGTACACGGTAAATGACAACATCCGTTTCGGCAGCACGTATTTTACCCTTCGCGAACGCCCCCTGCAGGACAAGATTCCGATCGGGGATGAACCTATCCAGAATTCCATCATCGGATTTGACGGATCTGCTGAATTTGATGCTCCCTGGCTTACAAGGGCCATCAACTGGATCCCGCTGCTTCAGACCAGGGCCGACTCGGACATCCGTATCAGTGGTGAGTTCGCCCAGCTTCGGCCAAATGTTGCACAAACGCGTGCGGTTTCACGGGCTGCTGACCGCGGTGAGCTGTACCCGGATGAAGAAACCGGCCTGTCATTTATTGACGATTTTGAAGGCTCCAAGACAACGATCAATTTCCTGAGTCCGGGACGCTGGAATATTGCCGCGGCACCTCATGCCATTCCGGGGTATGACTCCGACATGAATACCGATGACAACAGCATGGGATCCCGCATCGCGCGGTCCGACATGCGCGGGAAGTTTTCATGGTACATGATTCCGCTTAATGTCGGGCGTGTTACCGATGCTGCAAGAACTCCGGAGTCACTGCCGGTTTCGGTATCGGATGTGTTCCCCAACCGGGAAGTGCTTCGTCAGGAAGACCGTCTGCAAACACTCGACATCCATTACAATCCGCGCAAACGAGGTCCATATAACTACAATGAAAACCTCAGAGACCTGCTTGAAGGACGTCCGGAGGACACATGGGGTGGAATGACCGCCACACTTCCCAGCGGCCAGAGTGATCTGCGCCAGAACAACGTGGAATTTCTTGAGTTCTGGGTACAGCCCCTGCTTCCGGATGGCCGTACACCGTCAGCCGGTGATCTCGAAGATTATGACGGCAAAATTTACATCGACCTTGGACTGGTTTCCGAGGATGTGATTCCCAATAATCAGCTTAACACCGAGGACGGTCTGGCACGCGCCCAGGACGGCAATAATATCAATGTAGGAAATGCCGGCCGGTCTTATGTTATTCCATCCGACAGAATCAATCTCACCGGTCAATTTTCCGTCGAAACACAGGAAAGAGAGGATGTCGGTCTGGATGGCGCCCACAGCACCGATGGTGAATTCAATGAGCAGACGCTGTTTGCCGATTGGCTCGAGCTCATGGAAGTTCAGTATTCAGACCAGCCGGAAATGCTGCAGCAGATACAGGAAGACCCCTCCAATGACCGGTACTACTATTTTAACCATCCTGCAGTAAGCGATCTGCCCCTTCACGAGCGTTTTCACCGGATGTACGGTTTTCTGGAAGGCAACTCCCTGTCCGACGGGGACTCACGGTCCATAACCAACCGGCCGGATACCGAAGGTCTCGAAAATCCGGCACGTGTAAACCGGGACAATTCCTATTTCCAGTATGAAATACCGATGAATCCGGCAGATACCAGTTCCATGCAGGTCGGGAAAAACTACATTGTGGACCGCGTGGAAGGGAGCGATCCTACGGATCGCTGGTATTTGGTACGTGTTCCGCTTCGGGAAATCGCCCGGGAAGTTGGCACGATAGAAGATCTTGAGCGGGTTCAGCATATTCGTTTCTGGATGAGCGGCTACCGCGAACCAATGACCATGCGTTTTGCTACATTTGAGCTTGTCGGCAATCAGTGGCGTGAATTTGAAGAAATCAGCAGGGACGGATATCAAAATACCATTTTCGACGTGGCTACGGTAAACATCGAAGAAAACTCGAACCGTGAGCCTATCCCGTATCGTGTGCCCAACGGGGCAATCCGTGCCACTCAGCGAAGCGGACAGCAGGAGCAGGTGCTTGCTAACGAGCAGTCGCTGTCGATGCGGGTTGAGGACCTGCGTTCTGGTGAGTACCGGATGATTCAGCGTCTCTACCCAAGCGGACTTAATCTGTTGAATTTCTCCAATCTGAGAATGTTTGTTCACGGGGAAGGATACGAAAGGCGTTCGGATCTGGAAGTGGTCATCCGGATGGGCAACGACCTGACGGATAATTATTATGAATACAGGCAGCCGGTTTCACCGACCGATCCGGACTTCAACTTTACACCGCTGGCACAGGATCCCGACCGCTCCATCCTGGAGGAAGAAACCGACCGCATCTGGATTCCGGACTCCAATAGTGTGAACATTGTACTATCATCGCTGAATGCGCTCAAGCAGGCCCGTGACCTTGAGGAATTTGATGCGGGCGAACTGTATGAGCGCACGGACTTGCCGGAAGACGCCCCTCCCGGAACCGTGATCGGAATCAAAGGCAATCCGTCACTGCAGCGGGTCAGGGAAGTGGCTATTGGTATCCGGAATCCGCACGACAGTGAGAGCGGTGGAAGCGGAGGAGGCGGGAAGCCGTCACTGGATGCCGAGGTATGGGTCAATGAGCTGCGGGTTTCAGGAGCTGATGATGAAAAAGGCTGGGCTGCAAACATGTCTACAGACATCCGGTTTGCCGATCTGGCAACAGTCAGGGCCAGGTTCTCCCGGTCTACCGATGGGTTCGGCGCCCTGGATGCCAGTCTGGCTGACAGGCAGATGTATGATGATTATTCGTATGACTTGTCAACTACCATCAACATGCACCGTTTCATTCCGGAGCGCTATGGCTGGAATATCCCGGTTCAGCTATCTGCCCGGAGAAGCCAGCGCACCCCCCGCTTTCTGCCGCAGGAGGGCGACATCCGGTTTTCGGATTTTGAGGATGCCGTCAGAGCCAGTGACGAGCCGCAGGATGAGCAGGACCGGCTGATTGACGAGATGCTCAGGCAAATCAGGACAGAAGACCGGCGGTACAGCGTAAATATTTCCAATGTGTCTAAAAGTGATTCCGAGTCGTGGTTTCTGAGAAATACTGTTGATAACCTGACCCTGGGCTATGTCTACAATATTCGGGAAGAAAGCAGCGACCGGCTTGAATTCAGGGATTCCTGGGATTACCGGACGAGCTTGAATTACAGATTGAATATCCGTGATATCCGGGTGGTCAGGCCATTGATATTTCTGGAAAACGTGCCCGTTCTGAACTGGATTTCCGAAACTGGCTTCACGTTTGTACCCAGTCAGGTATCCTTTGGAGGAAACCTGAATCGCGATTACTCGGAAGAGCGTCGAAGAAGCTTCACGGATAGTCAGTTCGATCTGCAGCAGCGGCACAACTTTGACTTCCGGTCTAATGTGTCCGTTAATTACAATTTGACGCAAACCATTTCAACTTCGTTCAGCAACCAGACCCGGCTGAATCTGGAGTCTATCGGACAAAGGCCTGTCTCGGAGACCATTGACACAGATTTTCCGTTGCAGCCGCCGGACGAGGATGAGGTGGAGTACCGGCTGAAACCAACGTTTGAAGTCATGGAAGACTGGCTTCTTGATCCGGCCGTGTCTCCGCGCCGCGACAATTACCAGGAGTCATGGACGGCATCGTGGCGTCCGCGGCTCAACCAGATCGACGGGCTCGACTGGTTCAATTATTCTGCTTCCTACCGCGGACAGTTCCGCTGGCAGAACAGTCCGGAAGGATCGGGCCTTGGTGCCAATCTGACCAACCAGTACAGTCTGGATCAAAATCCGGAGATCAGAACCCAGAACCTGCTGGAACGGATTTCTCTCTACGAACGGGCAAAGCAGGCGGATGAGCAGGCTCAGCAGGAGCGAAGGAGAGAACGGCAGCAAAGCCGAGATAACGGAGAATCTGTTGACAGGGAGTTGAGCGAGCAGGTCGTCTACTATGGCCGGCGCTTTCTGCTTGGCATCTTGAGTATCCAGAATCTGAATATTTCCTATAATATTAGCGGCAGTTCCGCACAAAGCGGATATGACGGCGGTTCCCAGATTTACCACATGTTCGGTTCTGCGGATGATTCCAATTTTTCTCCACCATTCGCTTACCGCCTTGGCCTGCAAAGTGAGATACCCCGGAACAAACTGATCACCAATCCCGAACCCGGGACCGAGTTATCGCTCAGGGCAACCAAGGATTCGCGCCAGCAGCTGAACGTCCGATCAGGATTGCGCCCGTTCAGTGACTTCACTGTGAATGTCGACTGGCGGACCAGCTGGCAGGATACCCGCACGCAAAATCAGACTCTTATTTTCCCGGATGAACTCAGTGTGCAAAGAGAGCACTCCGGAAGAGTGGAAACATCTGTATGGGCATTCGGCGCGGGTTATGATGCGTTATTTGACCGGCAGCTGAGCAGAGCCCTGGATGAGTTCGGCGAAGATCCGGAAATTACCGATCTTGATGCGGATGATGTCCCGCTGACATCAGGCAGCCTTGAAAAAGATTTTCGCCGCTCCTATCTCGGATTTGCATCGGGTACGATCGGCGAACGGGGGTATATGCCCATACCGCTGCCAAACTGGAGTATCAACTGGTCGGGCTGGGAGCGACGCCTGCAATTTCTGGATGATTTCATCCAGCGCGCGACCATCAATCACAGCTATTCCAGCCGCTATGAAACCGGATGGCAGCTCAATGCCAACAGAGGAGCAGACCGGTCCAGGTCACTTGGCGGGTATACATTTTTGTATGAACAGCCGGATTATTCAAGCCGCTCCATCAGTCTGCAACGCTCTTTCTCTCCGCTGATTGGTGTCAACATTACATGGGCAAACAACCTCAGGACCCAGATACAATACAATCGCAGCAAAAGGGTCAGCATAAGTTTTTCCAATAATACCATCACCGAGAGCAACAGTCAGGGAATCACCTCTACCTTCAGCTACTCAAAAAGAGGATTTCGGATCCCGTTTTTCCGGCAGCTTAACAACCAGATTGAATTGAATCTCTCAGTCAGTTACAGTGACGACCTGACCTATACGTTCCGCCTTAATCAGGACATCGCAGATGCCCTTCAGCTTCCGCCTGATGAAATTGACCAGTTTACCCGGTCCACACCGGATGAAAGAGGAACAGCACAGTTTCAGCTCAGACCATCCGTCAAGTATCAGTTCTCACGGACGATCAATGCCGGCCTGGAGTACAGTTATACCCGCCTGATGCCGAGATCCACAGGGACCTATCCCAGAACCGACCAGGATATCCGCTTCAATATCCAGGTATCGATCCGTTCAAACTAA
- the lnt gene encoding apolipoprotein N-acyltransferase, whose amino-acid sequence MTAGLTNLFLHIWNRKWTASLVSGLLLGISFSPFPFPFPLLIIPAFVLMLRLTELTGSAREMAYVSYAGLLLWNIITTYWLTFATIAGGIAAILANSAIMTLPLMLIWMIRHSRLPFWLTAPSTPAVWLTYEFLHFRWDLSWPWISLGNSFATAPWLVQYISVTGMLGITFWIVLCAWLIFRKAHRYLVLAVLAVPALGSAAWYHLYELKPVDTTEVAVMQPNYDSYLHLSGYPDAITPLEELLELSDETITSETRAVFWPENAIKALIRQDDPGQADVVIRDYVESWDIPLIAGSSFLRRYEPGQEPPVVRGEFGGRPYNIYNSALGFYPDGSLDFYKKAKLVPMVERVPFLHTLYRIDLFGWIDWSSLAMFGKGKTLDMFDVGGHKVPALICYDSVYPDWVRSFVNNNAGFLMVITNDGWWGNTSGHIQHYEFARLRAVETRRTVLRSANNGLSGVIHANGNVAVKTTYWTQDRFVYDVPIYDHKTFYVRYGDWIGWLSLALTLIASGMMSRTKMTGRRNP is encoded by the coding sequence ATGACAGCAGGCCTTACAAACCTTTTTTTGCATATCTGGAACCGGAAGTGGACAGCCAGCCTTGTCTCCGGGCTGTTGCTCGGCATCAGCTTCTCCCCGTTTCCCTTTCCATTTCCATTGCTGATCATTCCCGCCTTTGTGCTGATGCTCCGTCTGACCGAACTTACCGGGTCCGCACGGGAAATGGCCTATGTTTCCTATGCGGGTCTGCTCTTGTGGAATATTATTACAACGTACTGGCTCACCTTTGCCACCATCGCCGGCGGTATTGCCGCCATACTGGCCAACAGTGCCATCATGACGTTGCCCCTCATGCTGATATGGATGATCCGGCACAGCAGGCTGCCCTTCTGGCTGACTGCGCCGAGCACCCCTGCCGTCTGGCTCACCTACGAATTCCTGCACTTCCGGTGGGATCTGTCATGGCCCTGGATCAGTCTGGGAAACAGCTTTGCAACCGCACCCTGGCTCGTGCAGTACATTTCGGTGACCGGTATGCTTGGTATCACATTCTGGATAGTTTTATGTGCCTGGCTGATCTTCCGCAAAGCTCATCGCTACCTGGTTCTTGCAGTGCTGGCTGTTCCGGCTCTGGGCTCAGCTGCATGGTACCACTTGTATGAACTGAAACCGGTGGATACAACCGAAGTCGCCGTCATGCAGCCAAATTATGACTCCTATCTCCATCTTTCAGGATACCCCGATGCCATTACACCGCTTGAAGAACTCCTTGAGCTGAGCGATGAAACCATTACATCCGAGACACGCGCCGTCTTCTGGCCGGAAAATGCCATCAAAGCACTGATCCGGCAAGACGATCCGGGACAGGCGGATGTCGTCATCCGCGATTATGTGGAATCATGGGATATCCCTCTCATTGCCGGGTCATCCTTTCTCAGAAGATACGAACCCGGCCAGGAGCCGCCTGTAGTCCGCGGCGAATTTGGCGGGCGTCCCTACAACATTTACAACTCCGCACTTGGTTTTTATCCGGACGGTTCGCTTGATTTCTACAAAAAAGCCAAGCTGGTGCCCATGGTTGAGCGGGTTCCGTTTCTGCATACGCTATACCGGATCGACCTGTTCGGATGGATCGACTGGAGCAGCCTGGCCATGTTTGGCAAGGGAAAAACGTTAGATATGTTCGACGTGGGCGGCCACAAGGTCCCTGCCCTTATCTGCTACGACTCGGTTTATCCCGACTGGGTACGCAGTTTTGTCAACAATAACGCAGGCTTTCTGATGGTCATCACCAATGACGGCTGGTGGGGCAATACAAGCGGACATATTCAACACTATGAGTTTGCACGGCTCAGGGCCGTCGAAACGCGCCGGACCGTTCTGCGCAGTGCCAATAACGGATTGTCCGGCGTGATTCATGCCAACGGGAATGTCGCCGTGAAAACGACCTACTGGACGCAGGACCGGTTTGTCTACGATGTGCCGATTTACGATCACAAAACGTTTTATGTCCGTTACGGGGACTGGATCGGATGGCTGTCACTTGCTCTCACACTCATCGCATCGGGCATGATGAGCAGGACGAAGATGACAGGTCGGCGGAATCCTTAA
- the rsmI gene encoding 16S rRNA (cytidine(1402)-2'-O)-methyltransferase produces the protein MSTLYLVATPIGNLSDFSPRSIDVLNSVHAIACEDTRTSGQLLRHFNIGTPTLSFHQHNEHRKTASVIEYLDSGKDIALISDAGTPGISDPGFLPAREAHRNGHRVCAVPGPSALITALSASGLPSDRFLFEGFLPAKKGRSGRIDAIVDQECTVVLFESVHRVIKLAEELSERCTPDRMIAVCRELSKHFEEIIRGPVPVVSNKLREHANLKGEFVIILAGKNYREDPVSPDADKPGL, from the coding sequence GTGAGCACACTGTATCTTGTAGCAACACCCATCGGCAATCTTTCCGACTTTTCACCCCGGTCCATAGACGTACTCAATTCGGTTCACGCCATTGCCTGCGAAGACACCCGGACTTCCGGCCAGCTTTTGCGCCACTTCAATATCGGTACACCGACCCTCTCTTTCCATCAGCACAACGAGCACCGGAAAACGGCTTCTGTAATTGAATACCTGGATTCCGGCAAGGACATCGCCCTGATCAGTGACGCCGGAACACCGGGAATCTCAGATCCCGGCTTTCTTCCTGCCAGGGAAGCTCACAGAAATGGTCACCGGGTTTGCGCCGTTCCGGGACCGTCTGCCCTGATTACCGCATTGTCGGCCAGCGGACTGCCGAGCGACCGGTTTCTTTTCGAAGGATTTCTGCCGGCAAAAAAGGGACGCTCCGGCAGAATTGATGCCATTGTTGATCAGGAATGTACGGTTGTGCTTTTCGAGAGCGTTCATCGTGTGATAAAACTTGCAGAAGAGCTCTCTGAGCGCTGCACACCGGACAGGATGATCGCCGTCTGCCGCGAACTTTCCAAGCACTTTGAGGAAATTATCCGCGGGCCGGTACCTGTTGTAAGCAATAAGCTCCGGGAGCATGCGAACCTGAAGGGAGAGTTCGTCATAATTCTTGCCGGCAAGAATTACCGGGAAGATCCGGTCAGCCCGGATGCAGACAAGCCCGGCTTATAA
- a CDS encoding VOC family protein, with amino-acid sequence MTKKRFKGLNHITLRVNNIEKAEEFYGEVLGFEVEKKMGRSMTVYRIGKDSLVLVEAETEYERASKDYRVDHFGFFVDSPEEVDQLAEYFKEREVTILSGPSNRKTGRFVFISDPDGNMIEIFNEGG; translated from the coding sequence ATGACAAAAAAAAGATTTAAAGGGCTTAATCATATTACACTCAGAGTAAATAACATCGAGAAGGCAGAGGAGTTTTACGGGGAGGTGCTTGGATTTGAGGTTGAAAAGAAAATGGGCCGGAGCATGACGGTATACCGGATCGGGAAGGATTCGCTGGTGCTTGTAGAGGCTGAAACAGAATACGAGCGCGCTTCCAAGGACTACCGCGTCGACCATTTCGGTTTTTTTGTGGATTCCCCGGAGGAGGTTGATCAGCTGGCAGAATATTTCAAGGAGCGGGAAGTGACCATTTTGAGCGGGCCGTCAAACAGGAAAACAGGTCGTTTTGTCTTCATATCGGATCCTGATGGTAACATGATTGAGATTTTCAACGAAGGCGGCTGA
- the hrcA gene encoding heat-inducible transcriptional repressor HrcA produces MKLTGFSELTNREQEVLRYIIQNFIVTASPVASKTLVDRYRLNISSATVRNAMNSLESKGLLDHPHTSSGRIPTEDGYRLYVNSLMQVSELSREEKQILDTIQNFLTNDVDDAVQSAARILARLSNLLAVVIAPKLGHGVFRKIELVSISSNRILVVLTVESGIVKTLSVEVQTEIKPDELERVARFLNERLHGYKLSEIAKKIDEMLANYDQGDYSGLIRVFIDSADTIFDDNHLRRFHFGGVEYMALQPEFNDLGNYKGIVELLENEDMIIHLFDDPRVESSEKDVRIRIGKENKIQQVEQCSVVSANYHYGGIKGTIGLVGPTRMNYSRMVALVEQLANRFNVYNPGA; encoded by the coding sequence ATGAAACTGACAGGGTTTTCCGAACTGACAAACAGAGAGCAGGAGGTGCTCAGATACATTATCCAGAACTTCATTGTGACGGCCAGTCCCGTTGCATCGAAGACACTGGTGGACAGGTATCGTCTGAATATCAGCTCCGCGACAGTCCGGAATGCAATGAACAGTCTGGAAAGCAAAGGGTTGCTGGATCATCCCCACACATCTTCGGGTCGCATACCCACCGAAGACGGGTACCGGCTGTATGTCAATTCCCTGATGCAGGTTTCCGAGCTGAGCAGGGAGGAGAAGCAAATTCTCGATACTATCCAGAACTTTCTGACCAATGATGTGGATGATGCGGTGCAGTCGGCGGCGCGCATCCTGGCCCGGCTGTCCAATCTGCTGGCTGTCGTCATCGCACCGAAACTCGGACACGGAGTATTCCGCAAAATTGAACTCGTATCCATCAGTTCGAACCGCATACTTGTGGTTTTGACTGTGGAAAGCGGCATCGTCAAAACGCTGTCCGTTGAAGTGCAGACCGAAATAAAGCCGGATGAGCTGGAACGTGTTGCCAGATTTCTAAACGAACGTCTTCACGGTTACAAACTGAGCGAAATCGCTAAAAAGATCGACGAAATGCTGGCCAATTATGACCAAGGCGATTATTCCGGTCTAATAAGGGTGTTTATTGACAGCGCCGACACGATTTTTGATGATAACCATCTGCGCAGGTTTCATTTCGGTGGTGTGGAATACATGGCACTTCAGCCGGAGTTCAATGATCTCGGAAATTACAAGGGGATTGTAGAACTGCTGGAAAACGAAGACATGATTATCCACCTGTTTGACGATCCCCGGGTGGAAAGCAGCGAAAAGGATGTCCGTATCCGGATTGGAAAAGAGAATAAAATTCAGCAGGTGGAACAGTGCAGTGTCGTCTCTGCCAATTATCACTATGGCGGCATTAAGGGCACCATAGGACTGGTGGGGCCTACGAGAATGAATTACAGCAGGATGGTAGCTCTTGTTGAGCAGCTTGCCAACCGCTTTAATGTATACAATCCCGGAGCATAG